A genomic segment from Castor canadensis chromosome 1, mCasCan1.hap1v2, whole genome shotgun sequence encodes:
- the LOC109675021 gene encoding olfactory receptor 51I2, protein MRSFNVTHPASFLLTGIPGLESLHPWLAGPLCVMYAVALGGNTMILQAVRMESSLHAPMYYFLSMLSFSDVAMSLATLPTVLRTFCFNAHDIAFDACLAQMFLIHSFSMMESGILLTMSFDRYVAICDPLRYATVLTNDIIARTGLAVTARSFITLFPLPFLIKRLPICRSNVLSHSYCLHPDMMKLACADITINSIYGLFVLVSTFGMDLFFIFLSYVLILCSVMAIASHEERLKAFNTCVSHILAVLAFYVPMIGVSIVHRFGKHAPRYIHVLMSNVYLFVPPVLNPLIYSAKTKEIRQAIIRIFHRIKM, encoded by the coding sequence ATGAGATCATTCAATGTAACTCACCCTGCTTCCTTTCTCCTAACTGGTATCCCTGGTCTGGAGAGCCTTCATCCGTGGCTGGCAGGGCCCCTCTGTGTGATGTATGCTGTGGCCCTTGGGGGAAACACAATGATTCTGCAGGCTGTGAGGATGGAGTCTAGCCTCCATGCACCCATGTACTACTTCCTGTCCATGTTGTCCTTCAGTGATGTGGCCATGTCCCTGGCCACACTGCCCACTGTTCTCAGAACCTTCTGTTTCAATGCCCATGACATCGCTTTTGATGCCTGCCTAGCCCAAATGTTTCTCATTCATTCCTTCTCCATGATGGAGTCTGGTATCCTATTGACCATGAGCTTTGACCGCTATGTGGCTATTTGTGATCCCTTGCGCTATGCCACTGTGCTCACAAATGATATCATTGCTAGAACGGGGTTAGCTGTGACTGCTCGGAGCTTCAtcaccctcttccctcttcccttccttatcAAGAGGCTGCCTATCTGCAGATCCAATGTTCTTTCCCACTCCTATTGCCTGCATCCAGATATGATGAAGCTAGCCTGTGCTGATATCACCATCAACAGCATCTACGGACTCTTTGTTCTTGTTTCCACTTTTGGTATGGACCTGTTTTTTATCTTCCTCTCCTATGTGCTCATTCTGTGTTCTGTTATGGCCATTGCCTCCCATGAGGAACGCCTCAAAGCTTTCAATACATGTGTGTCACATATACTGGCTGTGCTGGCCTTTTATGTGCCAATGATTGGGGTTTCCATAGTGCACCGCTTTGGGAAACATGCACCACGTTACATACACGTCCTCATGTCCAATGTCTACCTTTTTGTTCCCCCTGTGCTCAACCCTCTCATCTATAGTGCCAAAACAAAGGAGATCCGTCAAGCCATCATCCGCATATTTCACCGCATCAAAATGTGA
- the LOC109675022 gene encoding olfactory receptor 51I2-like, whose product MKSFGTNISSTTSFILTGFPEMKNLEHCLAALLLLLYVISILGNSLILFIIKEEQSLHQPMYYFLSLLSVNDLGVSLSTFPTVLASMCFHITETAFDACLSQMFFIHFFSWTESGILLAMSFDRYVAICNPLHYSSVLTDVRVAHMGLFIIIRSFCMVFPLPFLLKRLPFCKVNVLIHSYCLHPDLIRLPCGDTTINSIYGLFIVISAFGIDSVLILLSYVLILHSVLAIAFKEERLKTLNTCVSHICAVLIFYVPMVSVSMVHRFAKHAPEYVHKFMSIVYLFVPPMLNPIIYSIKTKEIRRRLHKMLLGPKF is encoded by the coding sequence ATGAAAAGCTTTGGGACTAACATCTCAAGTACTACCAGCTTCATACTAACAGGCTTTCCAGAGATGAAAAATCTTGAGCATTGCCTGGCTGCCCTCCTCCTGCTGCTTTATGTTATCTCCATCCTAGGCAATTCCCTAATTCTCTTCATCATAAAGGAGGAGCAGAGTTTGCACCAGCCAATGTACTACTTCCTGTCTCTTTTGTCTGTCAATGACTTGGGGGTATCTCTTTCAACATTTCCCACTGTACTGGCTTCTATGTGTTTTCATATCACAGAGACTGCTTTTGATGCCTGCCTGTCCCAGATGTTTTTCATCCACTTTTTCTCCTGGACAGAATCTGGGATCCTGCTGGCCATGAGTtttgaccgctatgtggccatctgtaacccCTTGCACTATTCCTCAGTGCTCACTGATGTCCGTGTGGCccacatggggctattcatcatCATACGCAGCTTCTGCATGGTCTTCCCACTTCCCTTCCTCCTGAAGAGGCTGCCCTTCTGCAAGGTCAATGTGCTGATCCATTCCTACTGCCTGCACCCAGACCTGATACGCCTGCCCTGTGGAGATACCACCATCAACAGCATATATGGTCTATTCATTGTCATTTCTGCCTTTGGTATAGATTCAGTGCTCATTCTCCTCTCCTATGTGCTCATTCTGCACTCCGTGCTGGCCATTGCCTTCAAGGAGGAGAGGCTTAAGACACTGAATACATGTGTATCACACATCTGTGCTGTGCTCATCTTCTATGTGCCCATGGTTAGTGTGTCAATGGTCCATCGATTTGCAAAGCATGCCCCTGAGTATGTTCACAAGTTCATGTCCATTGTCTATCTCTTTGTGCCTCCAATGCTCAACCCAATTATCTATTCCATTAAAACAAAGGAGATCCGCAGGAGACTACACAAGATGTTATTGGGCCCTAAGTTCTAA